The following DNA comes from Puniceibacterium sp. IMCC21224.
CTCGCGCGCGATCTCAAGCGCGCGGGCCTCGACCTGTCCGGCCGGCACACATTCCTCGACGACGCGCAGGTCGCGGGCGGTGCGCCCGTCGATCTCGCGCCCCGTGAGAACAAGCATCCGCGCCACGCCCGCGCCGGCGCGTTGCTGAAGAAGCCAGCTCGACCCGGTGTCAGGGCAGCCGCCGACACGGGCAAAAACCTCGCACAGCCGGGCATCTTCGGCCGCTACGACGATATCCGCCGACAGGGCCAGGCTCAGGCCGGCACCGAAGGCGACACCGCAGACGGCGGAGATCAGGGGTTTCCGAAAGAGATACGCGGCGCGCCCGCCATCATGAACCTTGTCCACCATTTCCGATGTGGCTCTCGCGCCTTTGGCAATCTCAGACTGAAAGCCGACCAGATCCCCACCGCTGCTGAAATGATCGCCACCGGTCATGACAACTGCGCGTAGCGTGTCGTCCCGCTCCGCCTGCCGCAGGCATGTTACGAGATCCTCGACAAACCCGATGCTGTAGGGGTTACGTTTCCCGGGCTGGGTAAAGCGTAGGATGCCGATGGGGCCGTCCCGGTCTAGGCGCATCAACTCGGTCATGCCAATCTCCCTCAGGTTCCGGTCCACACCGGGGCGCGCTTTTCGGCGAATGCTCTGGGGCCCTCGATTGCGTCATTGCTGGCGTAAACGACCTCGTGCAGGCGCTTACCTTCTTCCAGACCGCCTGCGCAGCCCAGATCCATGGTGGCGCGAACGCCGCCTTTGGCGGCGATCACGGAAAGCGGCGCGCCCCCGGCAATCCGCTTGGCGAGATCCAACGCCCGCGCGCGCACCGCGTCCGGCGTATCCTCGAGATAATTGGTGAACCCGTAATCATGCAGACGCTCAATCGGCATCAGATCGCCGGTCAGAAGGATTTCCATGAGAATGGGTTGCGGCAGCATCGACAGCGCCGGCGCCGCCCAAGGCGACCCCCGGCCAATCTTCACCTCTGTAATACCAACCTTTGTTCCCTTGAGGCCGACGCGCAGGTCGCAATTGAGGGTCAGCATCATGCCCCCCGCCATCAGCGATCCAGTCATCGCGGCGATGATCGGCTTCTTGCAGGCGCGCATGGTTTCATGAAACGGGTCACGCATTTTCGTCAGAATATCGACTCCTTCATCACGCGCTATCTGCGAAGCTTCCTTCAAATCCAGCCCGGCACTGAAGACACCGCAATCGGTCGAGGTAAGTATCGCCACGCGGACGGTGTCATCCGCTCCGATTTTCTTCCAAGCATCTGTCAGCCCGTTCGTTGCGTCCACAGACAACGCGTTCTTGCGCTCGGGCCGATTGATACAGACGGTCGCGATTCCGTCTTCAATTGTAAGCTTGATCGGGCTCATGGTTTCCACTTCGTTTCTCCAGCATCGTTTTAACTTGAACACGCGGTTGTTGCTCCCCCGCGACATGATCGCCACGGGGGAGCTGCCATCTATTCGACAGTGAACTTCGCCGAGCTTTCCTTGATCACTTCCCACACCACATCGATGTAGTCCGCGCTCCAGTCGGTCAAAGGAACCCAGTTTGCCCCGTCCCATTGTTCAATGCGTGTCTTGCCACCGCCACCGTGATCCTGGGGCGTTACGGTCACAGGGGCCATCAAGCCATTGGCGTCGAAGTTTTCTATCGCCTCGTAGCCCGATTTCATGCTCTCGGGCGTCAACGGCCAACCGTTCTCCTGGATCGCAAGCCGAGCAGCTTCGAAACCCGTCGTATAGACTGCAAGGCCGAGATTGTAGTATACGTCACGAACCAGGCTTTCCGGCCCACTGCCCTTTCCGTTTGCATAGTAGGTGTCGAGCATCGTCTTGACGATTGGCACGTCTTGCCCGCCGGCCACGTTAGTCCCGCGCAAGACACCTTTTGCCTCTTCCGCGCCGATGTTATTTATATCGACCTCGTTCATCCAGTTCACCGACAAGTAGCGGTCGATTGGGAAACCGTTACGACGCATTTCCTTGGACGCAACAACATGCCCACCGGCCAATAGCCAGCTGATCACATAGTCAGGCTTGTCTCGGCGAATCTTGCTCCATGCGCCGGACTGATCCGACCCCGGCAGCGGAACCGGATAGAGCTCCAGTTGGAAGCCTTCCTTCTCGGCAAGCGTCTTAAGAATCTCGATCGGCTCCTGCCCGAAAGGATAGTCCAGATAGATGAAGCCGATCTTGGCATCGCTCAGATCGCCCCCCATTTGGCCCTTGATGAAGGCAACATCGTTCGCCGCCTGCTGCCAATAGGTCGGACCGACAGGGAAGACCCATCCGAAAACCTCGCCGTCGACTGCGTCAC
Coding sequences within:
- a CDS encoding enoyl-CoA hydratase/isomerase family protein, which produces MTELMRLDRDGPIGILRFTQPGKRNPYSIGFVEDLVTCLRQAERDDTLRAVVMTGGDHFSSGGDLVGFQSEIAKGARATSEMVDKVHDGGRAAYLFRKPLISAVCGVAFGAGLSLALSADIVVAAEDARLCEVFARVGGCPDTGSSWLLQQRAGAGVARMLVLTGREIDGRTARDLRVVEECVPAGQVEARALEIAREIAQHPMFGVQTAKRVMRASAECSYLEALDIERDCQSVLLCAHDFPEAMKAFSEKRKPQFTDR
- a CDS encoding enoyl-CoA hydratase/isomerase family protein, producing the protein MGRGKLGSFDRLERGLHRCGVGSDQGKLGEVHCRIDGSSPVAIMSRGSNNRVFKLKRCWRNEVETMSPIKLTIEDGIATVCINRPERKNALSVDATNGLTDAWKKIGADDTVRVAILTSTDCGVFSAGLDLKEASQIARDEGVDILTKMRDPFHETMRACKKPIIAAMTGSLMAGGMMLTLNCDLRVGLKGTKVGITEVKIGRGSPWAAPALSMLPQPILMEILLTGDLMPIERLHDYGFTNYLEDTPDAVRARALDLAKRIAGGAPLSVIAAKGGVRATMDLGCAGGLEEGKRLHEVVYASNDAIEGPRAFAEKRAPVWTGT
- a CDS encoding ABC transporter substrate-binding protein; this translates as MKTKRKVWTIAIAAALATSGAIASAQENEPIKFGLCFDLSKSYTFISPQVAQAAQDLAMYTNENGGIEGHPVEIIVRDHGNEPQRGVECYEQLKREGVFIYNFLSTPVTNAALPRAMKDGNILMQSFVGRGDAVDGEVFGWVFPVGPTYWQQAANDVAFIKGQMGGDLSDAKIGFIYLDYPFGQEPIEILKTLAEKEGFQLELYPVPLPGSDQSGAWSKIRRDKPDYVISWLLAGGHVVASKEMRRNGFPIDRYLSVNWMNEVDINNIGAEEAKGVLRGTNVAGGQDVPIVKTMLDTYYANGKGSGPESLVRDVYYNLGLAVYTTGFEAARLAIQENGWPLTPESMKSGYEAIENFDANGLMAPVTVTPQDHGGGGKTRIEQWDGANWVPLTDWSADYIDVVWEVIKESSAKFTVE